From Epinephelus lanceolatus isolate andai-2023 chromosome 2, ASM4190304v1, whole genome shotgun sequence, one genomic window encodes:
- the LOC117257397 gene encoding high choriolytic enzyme 1-like, whose translation MTLSASLLLLLLLGLSQALPLKEEGGGEEVPDTVDITTRILTTNNGTNEMLLEGDLLLPTTRNAMTCWYNSCLWKKASNGMVMIPFTVSSEFSSWERQKIDYAMNAFHSSTCLRFVPRQSEYDYISIENKAGCFSALGRAGGKQVLSLNRQGCLYHGIIQHEINHALGFQHEQTRSDRDYYVRINWENIDPQMAYNFYKQSTNNLNTPYDYSSIMHYGRTAFTIQYGMDTITPIPDPNVQIGQRQGLSYWDIARINALYSC comes from the coding sequence ATGACTCTCTCTgccagcctgctgctgctgctgctgctcggccTCTCTCAGGCACTTCCTCtcaaggaggaaggaggaggagaagaagtcCCAGACACCGTGGACATCACCACCAGGATTCTGACCACCAACAATGGCACCAATGAGATGCTGCTGGAAGGAGACCTGCTGCTTCCCACAACCAGAAACGCCATGACGTGCTGGTACAATAGCTGCCTGTGGAAGAAAGCCTCCAACGGCATGGTGATGATCCCCTTCACCGTGAGCAGTGAGTTCAGCAGCTGGGAGAGACAGAAGATCGACTACGCCATGAATGCCTTCCACAGCAGCACCTGCCTCCGCTTCGTCCCCCGTCAGAGCGAGTACGACTACATCAGCATTGAGAACAAAGCCGGATGTTTCTCCGCTCTGGGCAGAGCAGGAGGCAAACAGGTGCTCTCTCTCAACAGGCAGGGCTGCCTCTACCACGGCATCATCCAGCACGAGATCAACCACGCTCTGGGCTTCCAGCACGAACAGACTAGGAGCGACCGCGACTACTACGTCAGGATCAACTGGGAGAACATCGACCCGCAGATGGCCTACAACTTCTACAAGCAGTCCACCAACAACCTCAACACTCCCTACGACTACTCCTCCATCATGCACTATGGAAGAACAGCCTTCACCATCCAGTACGGGATGGACACCATCACCCCCATCCCCGACCCCAACGTCCAGATCGGCCAGAGGCAGGGCCTGTCCTACTGGGACATCGCAAGGATCAACGCACTCTATAGCTGCTGA
- the LOC144459237 gene encoding high choriolytic enzyme 1-like encodes MTLSASLLLLLLLGLSQALPLKEEGGEEEVPDTMDITTRILTTNNGTNEMLLEGDLLLPTTRNAMTCWYNSCLWKKASNGMVMIPFTVSSEFSSWERQKIDYAMNAFHSSTCLRFVPRQSEYDYISIENKAGCFSALGRAGGKQVLSLNRQGCLYHGIIQHEINHALGFQHEQTRSDRDYYVRINWENIDPQMAYNFYKQDTNNLNTPYDYSSIMHYGRTAFTIQYGKDTITPIPDPNVQIGQRQGLSYWDIARINALYSC; translated from the coding sequence ATGACTCTCTCTgccagcctgctgctgctgctgctgctcggccTCTCTCAGGCACTTCCTCtcaaggaggaaggaggagaagaagaagtccCAGACACCATGGACATCACCACCAGGATTCTGACCACCAACAATGGCACCAATGAGATGCTGCTGGAAGGAGACCTGCTGCTTCCCACAACCAGAAACGCCATGACGTGCTGGTACAATAGCTGCCTGTGGAAGAAAGCCTCCAATGGCATGGTGATGATCCCCTTCACCGTGAGCAGTGAGTTCAGCAGCTGGGAGAGACAGAAGATCGACTACGCCATGAATGCCTTCCACAGCAGCACCTGCCTCCGCTTTGTCCCCCGTCAGAGCGAGTACGACTACATCAGCATTGAGAACAAAGCCGGATGTTTCTCCGCTCTGGGCAGAGCAGGAGGCAAACAGGTGCTCTCTCTCAACAGGCAGGGCTGCCTCTACCACGGCATCATCCAGCACGAGATCAACCACGCTCTGGGCTTCCAGCACGAACAGACCAGGAGCGACCGCGACTACTACGTCAGGATCAACTGGGAGAACATCGACCCGCAGATGGCCTACAACTTCTACAAGCAGGACACCAACAACCTCAACACTCCCTACGACTACTCCTCCATCATGCACTATGGAAGAACAGCCTTCACCATCCAGTACGGGAAGGACACCATCACCCCCATCCCCGACCCCAACGTCCAGATCGGCCAGAGGCAGGGCCTGTCCTACTGGGACATCGCAAGGATCAACGCACTCTATAGCTGCTGA
- the LOC117257378 gene encoding high choriolytic enzyme 2-like → MTLSASLLLLLLLGLSQALPLQEEGGEEEVPDTMDITTRILTTNNGTNEMLLEGDLLLPTTRNAMTCWYNSCLWKKASNGMVMIPFTVSSEFSSWERQKIDYAMNAFHSSTCLRFVPRQSEYDYISIENKAGCFSALGRAGGKQVLSLNRQGCLYHGIIQHEINHALGFQHEQTRSDRDYYVRINWENIDPQMAYNFYKQDTNNLNTPYDYSSIMHYGRTAFTIQYGMDTITPIPDPNVQIGQRQGLSYWDIARINALYSC, encoded by the coding sequence ATGACTCTCTCTgccagcctgctgctgctgctgctgctcggccTCTCTCAGGCACTTCCTCTccaggaggaaggaggagaagaagaagtccCAGACACCATGGACATCACCACCAGGATTCTGACCACCAACAATGGCACCAATGAGATGCTGCTGGAAGGAGACCTGCTGCTTCCCACAACCAGAAACGCCATGACGTGCTGGTACAATAGCTGCCTGTGGAAGAAAGCCTCCAACGGCATGGTGATGATCCCCTTCACCGTGAGCAGTGAGTTCAGCAGCTGGGAGAGACAGAAGATCGACTACGCCATGAATGCCTTCCACAGCAGCACCTGCCTCCGCTTCGTCCCCCGTCAGAGCGAGTACGACTACATCAGCATTGAGAACAAAGCCGGATGTTTCTCCGCTCTGGGCAGAGCAGGAGGCAAACAGGTGCTCTCTCTCAACAGGCAGGGCTGCCTCTACCACGGCATCATCCAGCACGAGATCAACCACGCTCTGGGCTTCCAGCACGAACAGACCAGGAGCGACCGCGACTACTACGTCAGGATCAACTGGGAGAACATCGACCCGCAGATGGCCTACAACTTCTACAAGCAGGACACCAACAACCTCAACACTCCCTACGACTACTCCTCCATCATGCACTATGGAAGAACAGCCTTCACCATCCAGTACGGGATGGACACCATCACCCCCATCCCCGACCCCAACGTCCAGATCGGCCAGAGGCAGGGCCTGTCCTACTGGGACATCGCAAGGATCAACGCACTCTATAGCTGCTGA
- the LOC117257233 gene encoding high choriolytic enzyme 1-like yields the protein MTLSASLLLLLLLGLSQALPLKEEGGGEEVPDTVDITTRILTTNNGTNEMLLEGDLLLPTTRNAMTCWYNSCLWKKASNGMVMIPFTVSSEFSSWERQKIDYAMNAFHSSTCLRFVPRQSEYDYISIENKAGCFSALGRAGGKQVLSLNRQGCLYHGIIQHEINHALGFQHEQTRSDRDYYVRINWENIDPQMAYNFYKQDTNNLNTPYDYSSIMHYGRTAFTIQYGMDTITPIPDPNIQIGQRQGLSYWDIARINALYSC from the coding sequence ATGACTCTCTCTgccagcctgctgctgctgctgctgctcggccTCTCTCAGGCACTTCCTCtcaaggaggaaggaggaggagaagaagttCCAGACACCGTGGACATCACCACCAGGATTCTGACCACCAACAATGGCACCAATGAGATGCTGCTGGAAGGAGACCTGCTGCTTCCCACAACCAGAAACGCCATGACGTGCTGGTACAATAGCTGCCTGTGGAAGAAAGCCTCCAACGGCATGGTGATGATCCCCTTCACCGTGAGCAGTGAGTTCAGCAGCTGGGAGAGACAGAAGATCGACTACGCCATGAATGCCTTCCACAGCAGCACCTGCCTCCGCTTCGTCCCCCGTCAGAGCGAGTACGACTACATCAGCATTGAGAACAAAGCCGGATGTTTCTCCGCTCTGGGCAGAGCAGGAGGCAAACAGGTGCTCTCTCTCAACAGGCAGGGCTGCCTCTACCACGGCATCATCCAGCACGAGATCAACCACGCTCTGGGCTTCCAGCACGAACAGACCAGGAGCGACCGCGACTACTACGTCAGGATCAACTGGGAGAACATCGACCCGCAGATGGCCTACAACTTCTACAAGCAGGACACCAACAACCTCAACACTCCCTACGACTACTCCTCCATCATGCACTATGGAAGAACAGCCTTCACCATCCAGTACGGGATGGACACCATCACCCCCATCCCCGACCCCAACATCCAGATCGGCCAGAGGCAGGGCCTGTCCTACTGGGACATCGCAAGGATCAACGCACTCTATAGCTGCTGA